The following coding sequences lie in one Candidatus Eremiobacterota bacterium genomic window:
- the glmU gene encoding bifunctional UDP-N-acetylglucosamine diphosphorylase/glucosamine-1-phosphate N-acetyltransferase GlmU, whose amino-acid sequence MIRAIVLAAGKGTRMKSARPKVLHEICGRPMIWYVIRALRAAGIEEILVVVNDELQEQLARLRVDSVLQSPQLGTGHAVRVALEQLEPRAGRIVVACGDMPLVTEEIFRSMAGSLDGDSQGAAMSLMTVRMPLPSYFGRIVRRGTAVERIVEVRDATSEQLAIEEMNAGIYAFDERRLREAVTHLRHDNAQSEYYLTDAVEYFVKSGDRVAPVVAPDPLHVLGINDRVELAQARREMNARLCAQHMRDGVTIVDPQTTYLEPELEIGSDTVIYPNTTIGRLSTAGCACVIGPNTRLSHAKLGDRTIVRESVIVDSTLGSDVTVGPYAHLRGKTVLDDGVHVGNFVEIKKSKLARGVKVSHLSYLGDAAIGAQTNVGAGTITCNFDGVKKNQTTIGRDVSIGSNTSLVAPITIGDGALTGAGSVVTKDVAPGERVVGNPARPLPKK is encoded by the coding sequence ATGATTCGCGCGATCGTTCTCGCGGCGGGCAAAGGAACGCGGATGAAGAGTGCGCGTCCAAAGGTGCTGCACGAGATTTGCGGCCGCCCGATGATTTGGTACGTGATTCGCGCATTGCGTGCCGCCGGGATCGAAGAGATTCTCGTTGTCGTCAACGACGAATTGCAAGAACAGCTTGCGCGCCTGCGGGTCGATAGCGTTCTGCAGTCGCCGCAGTTGGGAACCGGGCACGCCGTGCGCGTCGCCCTCGAGCAACTCGAGCCGCGGGCCGGGCGTATCGTCGTCGCCTGCGGCGACATGCCGTTGGTAACCGAAGAGATCTTTCGCAGTATGGCCGGTTCGCTCGACGGCGATTCACAAGGCGCCGCCATGTCGCTCATGACCGTACGAATGCCCTTGCCGTCATACTTCGGGCGAATCGTGCGACGCGGAACGGCCGTGGAACGGATCGTCGAGGTGCGCGATGCGACCTCCGAGCAGCTTGCGATCGAAGAGATGAACGCGGGGATTTATGCGTTTGACGAACGAAGGCTGCGCGAGGCCGTGACCCACCTCCGCCACGACAACGCGCAGTCGGAGTACTATCTCACCGATGCCGTCGAGTACTTTGTAAAAAGCGGCGACCGCGTCGCACCGGTCGTCGCGCCGGATCCGCTGCACGTCCTCGGCATCAACGATCGCGTCGAGCTGGCGCAGGCCCGTAGGGAGATGAACGCGCGGCTCTGCGCGCAGCACATGCGCGACGGGGTAACGATCGTCGATCCGCAAACGACGTACCTCGAACCGGAACTCGAGATTGGCAGCGATACGGTCATCTATCCCAATACGACGATCGGACGCCTCTCAACGGCTGGTTGCGCTTGCGTGATCGGGCCCAATACGCGGCTTTCGCATGCGAAGCTCGGCGACCGGACGATCGTGCGCGAGAGCGTGATCGTCGATTCGACGCTCGGGAGCGACGTGACCGTCGGTCCGTACGCGCACCTGCGCGGTAAAACGGTGCTCGACGACGGCGTGCACGTCGGCAACTTCGTGGAGATCAAAAAATCGAAACTGGCGCGCGGTGTGAAGGTAAGCCACCTCTCGTACTTAGGCGATGCTGCAATCGGCGCGCAAACGAACGTCGGCGCGGGCACGATTACGTGCAACTTCGACGGCGTTAAGAAGAATCAGACGACGATCGGCCGCGACGTCTCGATCGGATCGAACACGTCACTCGTAGCGCCGATTACAATCGGCGACGGGGCGCTTACCGGCGCCGGCTCGGTCGTGACGAAAGACGTCGCACCCGGCGAACGGGTGGTGGGGAACCCAGCGCGCCCGCTTCCAAAAAAATGA
- a CDS encoding M48 family metalloprotease yields the protein MRWVFVVAVGLLALGAVASAASAAERPNALDVRVDAISRSALLTQPATLLVDATRQAAAIRRAHWTVFGFVLTQIFEAAALFYLWSSGAAGRLRDRLRRRFHSEWSVRFVFGATLALVARLAAFAPSFYLYRVDRTLDLTFELTRWWGVYWIFHTFVAMIVAGLIAAIVLGLVSRTHQWYVYAIAGILAASVGWAYVSAYATPPVTPLGAALVSPLRAEAARAGFPNLPIDVEQLRDAPGDKPTAVGLGPSERILLSNLMVAASTLPELEYAVAFEIGHVKFNDPLAMALIEGGIIVIFASIAVVIADRFPFRRDDDPLSRLAIVGALLALVYLGAVPTRNAALRSYDFGADAYAVTLTGDAAAAVRTLVRSGDQRMEEVCPELTAALFLYTEPGIGARVAAINHVPARCP from the coding sequence ATGAGGTGGGTGTTCGTGGTCGCGGTCGGACTGCTAGCGCTCGGTGCCGTCGCTTCGGCCGCTTCGGCCGCCGAGCGTCCAAATGCACTCGACGTCCGAGTGGACGCGATATCGCGAAGCGCGCTGCTCACGCAGCCTGCAACCTTGCTCGTCGACGCTACACGCCAAGCTGCGGCGATTCGTCGGGCGCATTGGACGGTCTTCGGATTCGTGCTGACCCAAATCTTCGAAGCGGCGGCGCTCTTCTATCTGTGGAGCTCGGGCGCCGCCGGCCGGCTGCGCGACCGACTTCGGCGCCGCTTTCACAGCGAGTGGAGCGTGCGGTTCGTCTTTGGCGCGACCCTGGCGCTCGTTGCCCGCCTCGCTGCATTCGCTCCGTCTTTTTATCTGTATCGCGTCGACCGCACCTTGGATTTGACGTTCGAGCTTACACGCTGGTGGGGAGTCTATTGGATCTTTCACACGTTCGTTGCAATGATCGTCGCCGGGTTAATTGCGGCGATCGTTCTCGGGCTAGTATCGCGTACCCACCAATGGTACGTTTACGCCATCGCCGGCATTCTCGCCGCAAGTGTGGGCTGGGCATACGTTAGTGCCTACGCGACGCCGCCCGTTACTCCGCTCGGTGCCGCGTTAGTCAGTCCGCTTCGCGCGGAGGCCGCGCGGGCCGGCTTTCCTAATCTGCCGATCGACGTCGAGCAACTCCGCGACGCGCCGGGCGACAAACCCACCGCCGTCGGTCTGGGGCCCTCTGAACGAATTCTCTTGAGCAACCTCATGGTTGCGGCGAGCACGCTACCCGAGTTGGAGTACGCCGTCGCTTTTGAGATCGGGCACGTGAAGTTCAACGACCCACTCGCAATGGCCCTGATCGAAGGCGGTATCATCGTCATCTTTGCCTCGATTGCGGTCGTCATCGCCGATCGCTTTCCGTTCCGGCGCGACGACGATCCGCTCTCGCGTCTCGCGATCGTCGGCGCGCTGCTCGCGCTCGTCTACCTCGGTGCGGTGCCGACGCGGAATGCGGCGTTGCGCTCGTACGATTTCGGTGCCGACGCGTATGCCGTGACACTCACCGGCGATGCCGCGGCAGCGGTACGCACGCTCGTGCGCAGCGGCGATCAGCGGATGGAGGAAGTTTGCCCGGAGCTCACCGCGGCGCTTTTTCTCTATACGGAGCCCGGAATCGGTGCGCGCGTCGCCGCGATCAATCACGTTCCGGCGCGCTGTCCGTAG